The Raphanus sativus cultivar WK10039 chromosome 2, ASM80110v3, whole genome shotgun sequence DNA segment ttttccttatttaaatgatagatttaagtatttaatgtcttttcctaatttaaataatagatttctttaatagaataaatcttaaccaaaataaatttctttatagattttttattaacatttaatatttttcaatatttattaataaaaataataaaataaaaatcacacatcaaaatcaatttatatatcatataaataaaatataaaatgttttatttataaattgttagtatacacttttataatataagtccaattagttataaatattagatttttatatgatacagtgtgatataatagacgattaaaatcacataatataattatttaaagtaataaataaaaattttgttttaaaatgctatactaacaattatgtaatacatattaatttacacacacacacatacttatatatatatatatatatatatatatatatatatatatagaacaaagaaaaaaattgaagtgaaagcaaatatttatacggccacgggtcaaactacagaaataaacaacaatgacgtacgatttttttttataacaaatttattttaatttcaaatatgtttatatattttatgtatttataaattattttatttgttattaagaatgctaagattttggaattggaaaaaatatgacccatctctatattattttaattaggaatttaaaatttatatcaaaatatttttttaaacttttaatttttattataactaaaatgttaattttcaatctaaatttatgtttaaatattacaaatatattatttataaataaaaaactaataacatataataaatacctgtccggttgggcgggtcaataTCTAGTAATTACTTAATGATAATGTATTAATTCAACAACTAAAAGGAGACGGTTCATGGACTTTAAAAGCGCATTTACGAGTTCATATTTGTTAGGTATGTGATTGGCTAGCTAGTAGTTGACAAAGAAAGATTGGCTAGCTAGTATACTATATAGACTATTATTTCTTTGGAATATTAATAAGCATCTTATTTCTTACACAACATGTTACTTTAAATTGCAGTTTGTTTGTCATCTTGTTGTGGTTAGACTAAGACTCCGACATTATTCTTTTGggtagttttattattatttactttgTATTGGCGACTACTGTTATAGCATGTGAGTTCCCGAAgatttgtctttctttttttcgtAAAAGAgatttgtctttcttttttacaaaaaaaaatgatatccTCATAGGCCGACATATAAGAGAATCAGCTATCTTTTAATCatgtaatcaaaatattaatatttaattacacCTCCTAGTTTATCTACTTATAAATTAATGAAAAGGTTTATCGGActtcttattaatattatacTGCAGATAGTGTTATCTAGAACTGCGAGAGGGAAAATGGTGGAAGAGTCCAAATAAAGATGAAACAGAAGAGCAACCACTACTCAGAACTTTATGCTAATAATTTTCTCTTAGAGAAAATTCAACTTCTTATTTTTTGGCGGCCTCTTCACATGCCAAAGCGTCAAACTACAGACAAACTATTTATCCCATGAGTCCGGCGTATGCAAACCATTTCGACGGCTTTATTTAACGACTTAGGTTGTTGTGTTCTCCTTCAAATTAGATTGAACAAACGCTTCTTTTCTAAGAAATTTTGtcattcaacaaaaaaaaaacaaaacaaatgagatataaTGTAGAGACAATCTCGTTTAGCCAAgaaaaaatcttgtttaaaCTAACAAAAGTTAAAAGGAAAatactctttaaaagttaaaaggAAAATAGTCATTAAATCAccgttttaaattttcatatacaGAATAGAGACAATCTCGTTTAGCGAAGaaaaaatctctcttttttGAAAGGGTTGGCTAAAAAacttgataattttttttccataaGTAAATAACTTAATTGTCACTATTTATATGTATGAATAGTTGGAAAATCAGGTTTTCTTGTGCAAATCAAATAATTGAATAAATATGCAAAAAGCTAGCTTAGAAATgaaaaaggagtgaccaaagatTCTAAAAGGAATAATTTAGTACTAACCATTTCAAAGCTTTTCACAAGAATCAGAACAACGAAATAGGTGAAAGCAtgtaacaaaaattaataaattgtgTGTTCataattgatgttttttttttatgtttatcttCTTGTTTTTTAACCTCAAGTCCTTTAACCTCAAGTCGTATCAAAAGTTTTGTATTATTACCAGTGTCCAAGAAAGTGCTAAGCGCTAAACGGACAGTGGCTTAACACCTAGCGCCTAAAACGATTAAACGGAAGACTAGATTATTACTTAATCGGTTTAtgcgtttataaattataactaaatattaaatatatgtaatattttatattaaataatagtaaattttattatttatatatgacaaaattttattttcataagaatatatattataatatataaattatcataattcatgaataataaattatatattatttattactacaatattataattatctaaaCGGCTTTAAAATAATCGTCACGGTCTTGTAATATCTATCGTCTAAACGCTGCTTAAGCGGTCGCCTAGACCGCTTATTACTCTTGTTAATTTGATAATTTTGactgtttcattttttttaatatcttcaATCTACTTTTTTagtaaattatttcaaaaaatttagtaATAGTCATATCAAACTTATGTAAAACTAAGATTGCAAGCCTTTCGATAAACTGTGTAGTTACTGATTGAACTTCTAAAAgtgcatattttataaatgttttttactTCGCTTTGGCTCTTGATTGCCTTAACCAAATTAGGGAAATTCACACACATGTGTTCCCCACTTTTAAGTGGTGCATGGCCTCTGGATATAAAACCAACCATGTGTGTTTGAGGAACCGTTTTAAACAAAACCTAGAGTATAATAAATGCTTAATAAACCGATTTTGTGCCCCCTTGGTCTATGTTGGTGGGCGAGGACCCtgtattcaaaataaaatatcattaaaaatagTCTGAAACCCAAAAATTCACCCTGTATTACTAAACCCTATTTCTTCCAAATTATTACTCCTAAATAAGATCTTTTAAtaccattgttttttttaataccaTTGTTGTAAATCGAATATACTATGTTCAATCAAACGGCGGAGATGCGTGTAATTATTAAGAAATAATTCTGACACCACGGTTATGAAAATAAGACATGCTTCGATTTGTAGTCATCACCAAAAATAATATCCTAAAGTCTCTACCAACTTATATGATTGGATAATGTTGTTTTCAAACACATACTTATATAACATCGACATGTAAATCCTTCTTCTGATTACAAAGATTGTTGCACTACACACAGCGCCGGCTCAAACATTTGATAGACGCAGGGacagaagttaaaaaaaaacccTCCAACATATAGATATACATGCAACTTACAAAATTGTTACAACGAGTAAAATACTAAGCAATAATGTTTAGCAAAAgcaaagacaaaataaaataaagatccAGAGTTTTTGCTgtgcttctctttctttttcattcctAGCTTTTTTGGCAATCATTTGTTTCTGGCAAAGTTTTTGTACTTTGACATTTCTTGAGTCTGGAAAAACAAAGGAAACAGAAGTCATCTAAAAATCGTAAGAAACCATCTTTCGAGCTTTACTTGATGCAAAATCATGaataatagtttcaaaattaatgtCCTACACATGTGAGACATCGACCATCGTCAACTATACCAAACAGGAAAGACATGTGAATCAAGTTGTTCTCTATTGACCCATGCGTCCCTATCCACTTGCAAAGATTAAATGACTACTCTTTTATTCGATATTTGACGTATTGTCATTGATTCTGTTGCAATTGACACaagagcttctttttttttggacaaatgaAACAAGAGCTTTAACATTATTAGTAGAATAGTAATTGAAATGAAGTTGGGTGTTTGCTTGCGATAATGGACTTTCTTTacaaatggaaaaaaataataagtttttttttttttgactaaaaaaataaaaataaaataataagttacAAGATGGATTCATATAATATTTACAGCAACCTTCAAACCCAAAACAATGAAGGACCCTAACAAAAGTCTCAACCGTAATACCCCCAAATGTCCACAAGTGACAAAACCGAAGTTGGTGAAGGAAAAGTAAGTTGAGAGAGCTTCAATGGCAGAGTGCCTCTCCGTATGCTACCCATTGTTTGAAGCTATCTGTAAAATCATCACAGATCTTTGTGTGTCCAGACGGTTCCGCTTCCATAGGTTCCTTTCCCTGCTAAAGGAAGTTGTGAAGTTTCAAGTGAATAACTAAATGACAATATATGCCTCTCAAAACAAGAGCAGTGTGATATGTGGTATGTATGATACAATACATTACCGTATGAATATAAACTGTAATATATCCCTGCTGGGAGAACTTCTCCAggcaatatttttattttcactaaCTAACAGATTTGCTATACTCTTAACCACTTCATgctatttttaagtttaaaacaGAGGAATATAAACTGTCATATAACATAGTCGGgcataagagcatctccaaaagataCTCTATAACTTCATATATGaagttttttgttttccaaaaagaaatttcaaatttgaaattcttagtagtgaaacttcaaatatagagtatcattaatcaaaacttcaaatttgaagtttcactttttatttgcattttggtccTTATAATTACATACTACATTTTATGATTcttagatattttgttgtttatcattttaatctttaaaaaataatcatatctcataatatttcatatttgttttcataaatttaagttttacacataaaactaaataaaacctTTAAAAATAAGAAGTTTAAGGTTTAAGAACATCTTTAcacttcaaatatgaaatttaaaaacatctttaagcttcaaatatgaagttttgcgTTTCAAAATAGAGtgtttttcttgtattttaatatttagttatatatttatatttatagtttatatatttactgtaagattttattaattaatatcagtgtgatatttttaaatatgtgctagttatttataaatttttatgaatttatttcaattataacaaatatagagaccatagtataaaatataaataattttgaagttagatttgaagttttgcttttggaaaaaaacactttgaaactttaaatttaaagttttgaaaacaCTAAAATAGAGAGTActtttggagatgttctaaCCATCTATTTGTGACAGGTTCAGTTATTTTTTGGATTATCATCTGCTTGTTAAATCCTATTAGCAGCTACTTCCACTTTGAGCCCGTTCAAGACTTTTAAGTTCTATTCCAATTTTAGCCAAGGATCATCAAGTTCTATTGTTGTAGCATCTGTAATTCCCAAAGCATGAAGCTGTTGACCTAGAGCAGCCCAACCATATGCATATTGCGCAACATTTGTACGGTCAAGACAATCTATGAAATTGGTCCTCAGCACGCCCCTCTGGAGCCTACGAGGCTTGTTATCATAATCACCACTAGCAACATTCTTAGGGCGAAAAGTCTTCTCTACTGAATCATATTCCCCACAATCATCATCAGAACTATTATGTGGTGACATTTCGGCCCTGCAATTTTAAGTCATCAGTATTGTAAGAACTAATATACAGCTAAGCCGGAAAGTAACTCTTCTAAgagaattaatttttaaaaatcattttccaCCAAGTGACAGTCGAATGCTATACAATTTTCAAAAAGTGACACAAATTACGAAATATTGATGAACATTAACTAAGCTAGAAGAATGATTCCAGAACTACTTTGACAAGCCAAAAGGCTTACTTACAATAACACAATTAAGTTACAAGAGATCAAGAAAAAAGCTTAATCAGAAGAAGACAAGCTCATACAACCCTCGAGCATCATTGCTGGGGTAACTTGATGGTAAAAGAAACCTGTTAGCATCAAAGCACACACGGCTACTTTGCCAAGAAGTGTCAAGACATTTGCTGTTTTGCTGAAATAAAGACAAAGCAAAGAGAAAACTGGTTTTTATCTAAAGGTGTATTTCTCAAATATTCATTATGTGAAGAAGCTGGAACGCTAATTTAAAGGAATACCTCTGAAAATGTTTATGCAAGTCCCAGTGAAGGAATCTGAGACGATTTTCTTCAGGCAGATCTTTGTTTATAAAGTCAGTTGCATTGGCAAACTCTGCCCAGAGAATCGACTCCCTGGGTCTCCTCTCTTTTGTCTATTGAGTGTCCAAAGCAACAGCAAAAATCAGTGAAAACTTTGAGATGCCAGAGTTTCAAAATGACAATGCACACACACTAGTTCAGTTCGTTGACATTTAAGTAGGTTAAGGTGCAAGCAGAAGCAACACTTGCCAATATAGATACCCAGCTGAAATGATTAAGACATAAAAGATGATAAGCAACTCACCTTGATCCCTTTTTGACACTAGATATGACAATGAGGTACTCAAAAACaggggagagagagaagggacCAGGCAGTATAATAGTATGATAACACTTACACACTATATCCGGAGGTCTCCTGTGACCAAAATAGAGGGATTGAGCCACGATTCTGCACAACAGAATTTATTTGAGTGGGATGGTCTTTAGGAACGTCCTCAGACAGTATCTGCTCTGTTTCGACATCATTAGCAACGTTGCCACTTTCGTTTATTCCTCGTTTCAAGCACCTAAAATCAGAAGgggtttataaaaaaagaagcaTAATAACTACCAAAAGTTGTAATCAGAGGGGCTCTTTTTTTGCATTTGATATCAAGTTATTGCTACAGGTTAGAATACCGAGGCAGTTATAACAGTCATGTTTACGAAAGAGCACGAAACTAGGGAGAGATGATACCTTGTTCCAGCATTATGGCGGGAACGCCTAGCAATAAGAGTGAGTTTGAAATTCCTTCCAGCTTCAGAAAGAGTTGTCTACATGTATAACATAATCCAGGTTCAGTAATCAGTACCCATTAATCTAAACAGCACTGAAACTATCAAAGTATCCGAGAATAAAGATGCTAATGTAATTAGACGGTGCAGGGACACGGTGCAGCATTAGACGTATTGGtcggaaataaaataaaatttatacaacAAATGTTTGATTGATGGTGTCTATAATATTAATGTAATTAGACGGTGCAGGGACACGGTGCAGCATTAGACGTATTGGtcggaaataaaataaaatttatacaacaaatgtttgattaatgtctaaaataaaatttccacACGAGGCTTTGTGCACATCAAAAGACTTGCAAAGAAAATTTTAACATGATTCGAGTGGATGGATATGGGGAAACTCAGAAAACGAATTGAAAGAAGCGTCGTTCACAATTAACGATTTACGTTGCTGGCTGTCATATCAGCTAGTAACCTTCTTGGACCATACTGGCTACGATAACTTGACCCAAGAGTTATATCCTGAAAtactaatgttttattttaacattaaacaaaatataaggGCCCAACCGGTTTCGAACCGGTGACCTATTGATCTGCAGTCAATTGCTCTACCACTGAGCTACAGACCCACTTTGGTTTTTTTCTTCAAGTCGCTTTAATTAgcttttcaatttttcttaaacCTTATATGGTTCAATCAATTATCTAGTAGTAAAAGAAAGTATTGATAATtgaatgcatatatatatgatcagtGAGAAGGAAATAGTTAATAAGTGAATTATTATAGATTTCACTCAAAATATTTAGATTGTGGGAGAAAAAAATACAATGACTTAGTTTGAATTGTCCCTTATTGAATCGAGTTTAATATTTCTTAAGATTTAGTTTGGTGAGtattttaggatttagtgtATGCATACAAAATAAGGAGTCTTATTCTAATTTTCCtacttattttttcttattttattgaAGGTTTCTTTTAACATcgatgtttaaaataattattgcaAGCAGTTTTCAGTTATTAAATCAGTATtagtatctatactattaaagtaggatcctattttaaaatttttggatTCTCTCCTTGGAGTTTCATCATATTTACAAGAcaatactattttttaaaaatattattttcgtgCATTTTAGATTCTGCCGTTGGATTTCCATCATATTTACAAGACAataccattttttaaaaatattacttccGTGTATGGCATTATTTAGCAATCTTGTAatcaaatatgaatatatatatatatatatatatgaaattaaaaatatgttttttttaataatcatttattcattttcttcaaaccacattataaaaaatacaacaaagTTTAAGGAATCacagatttattcaattttcaTATAGTGTTAATAAGTCTATGAATAATttcatcaattttaaaaaacaattatcggattttaaaattttttatcgaatcagttggtatcagatcACGGGTTTGTggcaatttttttgtttttattgagtttatcgatttttaaatatttttttcataaaatacaaATCTAATTATATACGGATCGCCAGATCTATAAGTTCAATTACGGATCAAAGTCGAATATGAAAACACTACTTTAAActcaaatattatattagaacaaattttaaattataatttttccaaataaaaagttttaaattcaTGTATTCTTTTTTCTCGAAATCGTCAACAAAGCAAATATCAGCGctttttaaagcgcgggtcaaaatctagtacttcTTAAAACCATATACATAAATCATATTACCTATAGAATATGTGGATATCTAGTCAtaattatacacatattaagttttaaactaaattttgacccgcgctttcaaaacACGTAATAATTTTGCTGTTAAAACTTTATGTAATCACATTTTTCTTCGTTTAAATTTAAACAGGGACTTGACTATTCagattgttatatatatagaatatagaAACCTCATATCAATGTGAATGATATCACTAACAGCTTGATTCTTATAATCAAGTCTTAGTATATATTCTTTCCATCTTTGTACCTAATCTCTTTGTCTAAATATAGACCATTGGTCTTGCATACCATGTTGAATATGAGAGGTGATTTATTCACAAGACCAATGGTCTACATTTATACAAAGAGATTAGGTACAAAGATGGAAGGAATATATACTAAGACTTGAGTAGAAGAATCAAGCAGTTAGTGAAATCAATCACATTAATATGAGGTTTCtatatcttatataatatatacgctcccactacaagaaaacaaataattaacgagggccattttcctcgttaattcctcgtaaaaggaggtttacgaggaattaacgaggaaaagtcTTTCGTCGTTTTTCGTCCGTCGTAAAAAAGgattcgtcgccatttcctcgtagaATAGCGAGGTTTcgatttcctcgtaaagacgaagttaatatttcgtcgtaagttcctcgcccCCTTTCCTTGTAAATCACTCGCCTAGTTTCCTCGTACAAACCACGTGAACCacgcgtcgttacttacacgtaagatccttgaaaacatatcctcgtaaattcgatgtaatatccttgaaaggatttcctcgtaaaatcgatgtagaatcgttgaaaggttttcctcgtaaaaacctcgaaagcctttcctcgtaaagacctcgaaagactttcctcgtaaaaacctcgaaagcaTTTCTTCGTAAATTTCTCGGAAACATTTTcgtcgtaaataactcgtagacttccatttttcgaattaataaaatattatttgataaatataataattattaatttaacaaaataaaaatatttaaatattggatttataaataaattttaaataaaattcacaagcaacaaaatattttatatataattaagttttggattttataatacataaaccgaaaaaaaactaaaaaaactaaggctcgttcatcgcctcgtagaattcctcgctcctcctcgtaacatcctcctcgttatgtgtgcccgatgactcgcctggaatgggattttgttgtttcatgttcctcaacaaagcttcccattccggatttgtggacgctataacgtcgatgaaggcttcgagtccactcacacggcttttggtcgcgcccagctcggaacgcaactgagtgacttcttcggtctgtctctgagcataagatgatgtcgctctcgggacatcattgacggaaccgatccccaacgtacgtccctttttcttagggacaaccttaaaaacaaaaaaattatatttgttagttaaatttaaaagggaaatttaatcaattaataattaaaaagatataatgttaaaaaatttacctcctcgtaaatcttatccacttcagttgtggataaggtaactggtaatccgtcgccggactgctgggtcagctgagtctggcgctcctcaacccgagcaattacgttgttgtagatttgctcggacttgccatctaaaaactggcccgccttgtttttgtgggtccgctcgtaaagttccggaagagtcgggagacgtcccaactctttggcctaaaaacatttaagaaaattgttagaaatatatttaattatattaaaaataataattaaatatttaattacgtaccattttcaaacggacaccggcatgtggtttttggcccgtagagtgtagcatcgggccgttaccgtgctcgtctaccgtgttacgggcggcagcacaaatgcttgcgatcctaatggagttaggatccttccagtaacggatgaggccgtcccaaacatccgtggtaagctcagcgggtttgccacgggtgtaccccttgacgatccaggcacccttccagttgcaaaccgtgtccgacaagcgaacttgcgccttttcgtaaaacgccttcctcactctctcactgaccccgatggaccaatgatacttttgctgcaaaaaaaaattaataattagttaataaaaaaaataattaattaatagaattacttacagcgtaaatcttgaaccacgtctttcggatgtagatcggcgtcaatttccagtttggatgcgccatggagaagtaacctttaatcgtctcggttacatctgtcgcaagggaattgtcaaccccaaacctggaaaaaaatgaaaatttaaattatttaatgaagttataaattaaaataattatttaaaaaatacacttaccataaagtcccgtcgggtctgtcggggtctatgattggtaaaccagctctgcctggcataccaagaatatcctcgacagtgtactgcgagaagggaacagtaggtggcaccatgagatcgggatgaacagcggcggggatctcaggaggagccatcggaggaggcaccggaggagccatcggctgagccatcggctgagccatcggctgagccatcggctgaggctgagccatcggaggaggaatcggagggaagaaatgctgagtctcgggaacagactcctgatccgaagaacctgaaccgccggcacctgaagaagaacctggcgggtctaactgactaccaggctcaccgaatatctccctgtagtgagcagtaagcatgcgctggcgaacctgcaaaaatatatttttttgagattatgatcatcaataattaaaaagctatcatcaataatttaaaaatctatctaacaaacataaaatccgtaaacctatctaaattctctaaactaaccacctaaattaaccacctatctaaattgtctaaactaataaagggggcgaggaaattaccattttcggaggagagaggaatgggaaaGGAGTTAGAGACGAAAtggggaggaagtggagaggaagttgggaggaatggacagtgtgaggtttgtgaggttgtatatataagttacggaggtctcgcaatttcctcgtaagtttacgaggaattaaagaggcccgtgTTCCTCTTTCTCGTAAAAACCTTGTAAgattacgaggaaattgcgaggcccgtcccaaactaaacgataaattagcgaggcccgtctttttgtTACTCGTAAAACCCTCGTAacattacgaggaaattgcgaggcccgtcccaaataaaacgatgaaatttcgaggcccgtctttctgttcctcgtaaatgcttcgtaagttacgagttattaacgaggttattttctaaacctctaaactctaaaccccaaaccttaaaccccatctttcttatattctacttcatatattcataacatatcaaaactcaaaatttataaccacaattctttaacttctaatatcaatctcttcttcctaatttaaacttatacaaaatcaaattatttatttaaatataatcatttgaagatttgaaaatataatcatttgaagatttgaaaatataatcttttgaagatttaaaaatataatcttttgaagatttaaaaatataatcttttgaaaattataaaattattaatggggtttggagttttggatttagacaaaatagataagaaagatggggtttggggtttagggtttaggggtttagacaacatatctcgttaaaacctcgtaaacctacgaggaaataacgaggaaaaaaaaaaaaaaagaaagcctcgttaattccacgtaagcttacgagggcgttacgacgatttgtgcttacgtggaattaacgaggcccgtgtatttctttttttctactttcctcgtta contains these protein-coding regions:
- the LOC130507853 gene encoding uncharacterized protein LOC130507853; the encoded protein is MVRQRMLTAHYREIFGEPGSQLDPPGSSSGAGGSGSSDQESVPETQHFFPPIPPPMAQPQPMAQPMAQPMAQPMAPPVPPPMAPPEIPAAVHPDLMVPPTVPFSQYTVEDILGMPGRAGLPIIDPDRPDGTLWFGVDNSLATDVTETIKGYFSMAHPNWKLTPIYIRKTWFKIYAQKYHWSIGVSERVRKAFYEKAQVRLSDTVCNWKGAWIVKGYTRGKPAELTTDVWDGLIRYWKDPNSIRIASICAAARNTVDEHGNGPMLHSTGQKPHAGVRLKMAKELGRLPTLPELYERTHKNKAGQFLDGKSEQIYNNVIARVEERQTQLTQQSGDGLPVTLSTTEVDKIYEEVVPKKKGRTLGIGSVNDVPRATSSYAQRQTEEVTQLRSELGATKSRVSGLEAFIDVIASTNPEWEALLRNMKQQNPIPGESSGTHNEEDVTRRSEEFYEAMNEP
- the LOC108836887 gene encoding phosphoinositide phosphatase SAC4-like, which encodes MLHRVPAPSNYISIFILGYFDSFSATTLSEAGRNFKLTLIARRSRHNAGTRCLKRGINESGNVANDVETEQILSEDVPKDHPTQINSVVQNRGSIPLFWSQETSGYSVWVSILASVASACTLTYLNTKERRPRESILWAEFANATDFINKDLPEENRLRFLHWDLHKHFQSKTANVLTLLGKVAVCALMLTGFFYHQVTPAMMLEGCMSLSSSDAEMSPHNSSDDDCGEYDSVEKTFRPKNVASGDYDNKPRRLQRGVLRTNFIDCLDRTNVAQYAYGWAALGQQLHALGITDATTIELDDPCMKWLRGKEPMEAEPSGHTKICDDFTDSFKQWVAYGEALCH